Below is a window of Bradyrhizobium sp. CB82 DNA.
GATATCCGGCTGTCACCGCAAATCGTTCGACAATTTACAGCGCTCGGCACCATCCGCAGTCATTCGTCCGCCGCTCAACTGTCGAACAGCTCGTTGCATCGGCTCGATTCAAATCCGCCAGCTCGCCCGCGGCGCCCAAATCCCCATAGCGCATGCGGCCCCACCTTACGTTCCCTTACGCGCGGTTTCCTTGTATGGGCTTTGTCAAGGCGGCGGCGTTTCAACAGGCGACAGGTCGGCGCATCTTTTCCTTCGTCAGTTTCTTTGTTCGATCTGAGATCCGTTTCTTCGTCCCGACCCGTACTTCGTTTGCGCTGGCGCGCGCAGAAGCTGTCAAGGTTGGCCGTCGCACCAACCTTACGACAGGCTCCGCCGTTGCCAGGCCACACCGTGACAGCTTCGAGCACGACGGCACGCTTTGGTGCGATCGGGATGACGATCGGAGGGGAGCCCGCTTGCGGGCGCGATCAATCGCGCCACAACCTTGTATCCGGTGGGTCCAAGGACCCGAACCATGATGCAGATCCTATGCAGGCGCGACGGACGGGAGGTGTGTTACCGCCTCGGTTTCTACCTTCCCACCAGTGCATAGGAGACGACTCTGATGGAAGCCCGCACAGTAAACAACCCGCCGCCCGCCGCATCCCATGATGACGCAGTACGCTGCGTTCTTGCAATCGAATTGAGCAAGAAGAGTTGGATTGTCGCGGTCAACACGCCCTCGTCGGAGAAGATCAGTCGCTACACGTTGAAGGCCTGTGATTGGAAGGAGCTTTTAAAGCTGTGCGAGCGGATCGGGACGCGGATCGCCCAAGAACTGAAGAAAGACGTCGAATTGGTTTCTTGCTACGAAGCGGGCTACGACGGCTTCTGGCTTCACCGTCTGCTCGAAGCACACGGCATACGCAACTATGTCATCGATCCGGCAAGTCTGCAGGTTGATCGTCGTGCGCGCCGAGCCAAGACAGACCGCGTCGATGTCGAGCGGTTGCTGCGATCACTGATGGCGTATCTGCGTGGGGAACCGAAGGTTTGGAGCGTGGTGTGCGTGCCTAGTGTCGCCGAGGAGGACGACCGTCGGCTCCATCGTGAGCGTGGCCGGCTGATTAACGAACGTATCCAACACGTCAACCGGATCAAGGGACTGCTCGCGATCCATGGCATCTATGACTACCAACCCCTGGGCCACGATCGGATGAAGCGGCTGGAACGATTGCGCACCGCTGATGGCCGGACACTGTCACCGCGGCTCAAGGCAGAAATCCTGCGCGAACT
It encodes the following:
- a CDS encoding IS110 family transposase, whose amino-acid sequence is MEARTVNNPPPAASHDDAVRCVLAIELSKKSWIVAVNTPSSEKISRYTLKACDWKELLKLCERIGTRIAQELKKDVELVSCYEAGYDGFWLHRLLEAHGIRNYVIDPASLQVDRRARRAKTDRVDVERLLRSLMAYLRGEPKVWSVVCVPSVAEEDDRRLHRERGRLINERIQHVNRIKGLLAIHGIYDYQPLGHDRMKRLERLRTADGRTLSPRLKAEILRELQRLELVIGMIKTIEAERDAIASAKIETEHSSAKRIQDLAKVKCIGPEFATTLVGEVFYRSFDNRKQLASYVGLTPAHFQSGETCRDQGISKAGNAKARRVMIELAWLWLRHQPASPLSVWFHDRVGKLKGRIRRITIVAVARKLLIALWRYLETGLAPEGAILKV